The window AATCTTTAGAAACGACACCCATTATGCTGTGAGAATTATGAATGAGGAAAAGTTTTAAGTCCAAACTTGTCCTCAGTTATGTTCCAAGTTTTGTTCAAACCAACAAGGTTCTTTGGAGTAGGCAAAGGGGAAGAGAACCAGAGCCAATAATTTAGAATGGTAACATTAATTTATGAACTATCTACCTAACTCTTGagggtttttattttggtggTGACGACAAAGTTATGTCTTCATCTCCTGCAGCTTCACAAATAagtgaaattttctttttttggcatagaattttgctttttatatgtgttgtaaaatattttaaaattacccaaacttaaataataaaatctcataatctcatagaatcacatttcattttcttttttaaaaaatagaaaaactctaaaacacaatcaaatcttctaaaaatcttctttcaaaattgtaaaatatcaaaattctaacaaatccttaaaatatcaagttgaatactCCCTCATAGTATTGctaatttatataattgttttccaaATTAGTTCCAATTTTTCTCCTCGCAGCCctgataataaaattatttactaCTAAAGTATTCAACCCCAATGTTTTTAGAAACAGTTGTTTTCGAACACAAACACAATGCATCTCCTAGAGGATTTGGTAGTGGAAATACTATCTAGGGTTCCTGCTTTCTAATTGGAGGGTACGGGAACCGTATCATGGACCAAGTCCCATCATTTTCACTCTAAGATTTATATAACTGTCTCGGCCGACCATGAGGAGAAAGTTTTAGTGTGTGAACATATACTTGGAGCCTGCTACAGCTTAGACATTGTGGGAAACGTCTTACACATTGTGGGAGAGGATATACACATCAGAAAAGTGAATTTATATGGAGATATCGGATGCCCAATTCTCTTCACTTATGTTCCTAGTTTGGTTCAAATCCAACAAGCTATCTAGAATCTAGGAGTGGGTCTTGGAAGAGGCTAGCTAGCTAGTGATATATTATTGTCACATTAATTTATGTTCGTTCTCTATCCATGTATTGATATTTAACAACCTGTAGTGCATGGTCTTGGAAGAGGCTAGCTAGCTATTCTGGTTCTTTTATATGAAACCAAAAAGAGACCAGTGACGACACATACTTTTTGTGATATATCTTGAATGATTTACTTTTTGCaaattaaaaggttttgaaactACGAACAAGGAAGCATGGATGACAAAGGAGAGGAAGAATAAAATCCCAATTATTTCTTCCCAAATACTCTGTTTCTGTACTTCTtccctctttttatttttttccgttACTGCTTCAACAACTCATTCGTGTTGCTTAAGTTTGACTTGGCTCAAGCTTGGCCCAGTTAGAAAGTTCCTCGGCCCGAGAACCCGTTTTGACCCACACCCCGATGATGAATCCTCTCCTTGATTTAGATCACGAGGATGAATTATTTCTTGTTACAAAATCTGTAGAAAACGACACTCGTTTTGGTGCGAGGGTATAAGTTTTAGGTCTAAAAAAACTTCGATCCCAAGTTTGATGGACTCAAACGACGAGATAGGTCCATACGAGTTAGGAGGCCTAATCCTCGGTGCAACGATTAGGCGGCGGTGGAGTTCGTTGggttttggtgttttgttttttcagttttaagTTGCTTTGGATATTCTTGTTTCTGTCTTGCTGGTATCTCCTGATGTTATCCTTATCCTCCTAGGACTCAATATATAGTCCTCTTCtatataaaccaaaagaaatattaGAAAAGAGGTAGTTCAAACTACCCATTAAAGAAATCTTGTGTCTTAGTGTTCTTACGACTATGATTGGGACCTAtcaaaagaagatgagaagcACAGTATACCTTCCTGAAGATTTGCTAGTGGAGATACTCTCTAGAGTTCCTACGGTAGCTCTAGCACGATTACGATCAACATGCAAAAGATGGAACGCTCTGTTCAAAGACGGGAGATTTGCTAAGAAGCACTTTGCTAATGCTCCAAGGCACTCCTCCTCTCTGGTTCTCGGGTTGATTGATTCTAGGGTTTATTTAGTGAGCATCAGTTTCCATGGGATTAAAAATAACAACGTTGATCCCTCTGCAAAGTTAAAAGGTCCATTCAGCCTAAAAGACCCTCTCTCTAGTACTTCAAAAGAAGTATATATTCGTAACGCCTTTCACTGCGACGGCTTATTGCTATGCATTACCGAGGACTCTAGActcgtggtttggaacccgtgTTTAGGCGAGATGAAGTGGATCCAACCTCGAAATGTATACAAAGAATTTGACTACTATGCTTTCGGTTACGGAGACAAATCTTCTTGttacaaaatcttgaggatgCAACAATTTGCACACCATGTCCGAAGTCTATGACCTTGCTTCTAATAAGTGGAGCAGCGTTGGTGTGACTACTGACTGGGTCATACAACCGAGTAAGAGTTGTGGCATGTATGTCAAGGGAACTACTTACTGGTTTGCTCTTGGTAAAGACAGGCCACCACATGATCGTTATTTTTTACTAAGTTTCGATTTTTCAAGCGAGAGATTCCGAAGTCTGTCTCTTCCCGCGGATGCTAATCATTCTTCTCTTTATGTGGCTTTATCGATGACTAAAGAAGAGCAACAATTTCGTATGTTTGCCAGTTTTGACTCTGATGAGAGAAACAAATCAGATGTATGGATAGCAACCAAGGTGGAGAGTAACGGAGCCATGTCGTGGACCAAGTTCCGTCGTTTTCACTCTCATATTCGTTTAACTGTCTCGGCCCATAAGAAGAACGTTTTCGTGTGTAAACCTAAGCATGAGGCCTACAACAACATCTTATACATTGTGGGAGAGGATTTGTACATCTTAAAAGTGTATAAATATACTGAAGATATGATATACCCAATTCTCCTtacttatgttccaagtttggttcAGATCCAATAAGGTATCTAGTCTGCTTGGAAGAGGCTTGTCTTTTTATCCTGCGGAAGTTGAAGTTGGTTTGCTTATTTGAATCCCAAAATAATGTCTTTGAACCGTGGATTGGATGGCTTTCTCTTGTTAAACGAGAAATATATTGTCACTTTTACTTCAAcagtactatatatatgactCGCTCGAAACCAAGAAGATGTAACCGTTGGGAGGCATCATGGTCCATGATTCATGGAAAAGGCATCCTGAAACCAAGAAGATATGGTTCTGGTTGACTAGATCTTTAGATTCAACCTGAATACAAAGGTTATGTAAACCCGATGGCCTGCACGTTCAAATAAACCTTTTTCAGTTGGTTTTTGGGTTCATGGAtgattttttactttgaaagttcatattttgcattttatctTTCTTCTATGTTGATGGGGATTTGAATATTGTTAACTAAACCAGACaagttatattaaaatttcaactTTTCAACACAACTTTGGTGTCAAGATTGAATCCATATTATGTCTCGGGGGAGTGGGAGTGGATTCTTTGCATGTCTGTGAAGGTAATTACTTATACTTACTGTTCTAAAAAGCGGTCTATCTAGGTTTCATCTCCCATGAGAAGAGAGTTTTAGTCTGTCAAGTTGACATATACTTGGACCCTACGTACTGACTACAACGCCTTACACATTGTGGGAAACGTCTTACACATTGTGGGAGATGATATATACATCAGACAAGAGAATATATtagatggagatatattcataTGCCCAATTCTCCTCACTTATGTTGCTAGTTTAGTTCAAATCCAACAAGCTATCTAGTAGTGGTCTTGGTATGgctgttctgttttcttttttatatatatatatataaaaccaaaaagaccAGTGACGAGTGACGACACATACTTTTATGAATTCTCTTCTTCGCCTAGATCTTCATGACTCAGCCAAGAATCATTCCAAACCAATTCCAAGATCAATAACTCCTCTTCGACCAGTTATAtcaattaggaaaaaaaattgtaataatgCCAATTTAACAGTTGACCAATTCAATTTTcgaaatttaaatatacaaacATTTCGAAACGTCACGTCggttacttttttcttcttatattaaAGAGCAATCGTAAGACATTGGAAGCCGTACGACGTTTCTCCTAAGAACACCAAATGTTGGCTGAATTTAAGAAGCGTGTGAAGCGGCAGCAGCAGCAAAGAACAAAGGACTTTTATGGTAAGCAACCGATTTGCATGAATGTTTAAACCTCTCATTTCCCCCTCGTTttctaagtatatatatgtataacccTAATTATTTCATTGAAATCTCAAGTGAAAATGTATCTTCCGGAGGATTTGGAAGTGGAGATACTCTCTAAGGCTCCGTTGGCTTCTCTGGCACGACTACGATGGACATCCAAAAGATGGAACGCTCTGATCAAAGATATACTTGCGAAGAAGCAGTCTCAGGTTATTATGTTGATTGGCTTCAGGGTTTGTTTAGTGAGTGTCGATCTCCATGGAATTCACAACAGCAAGGTGAAGGTAACAAGTCAATTTAGCCTAAGAGATCCTCTTTCTTCTAACTCTTCAGAAGAAGTCGATATACGTAATGTCTTTCACTGCGAAGGCTTGTTGCTATGCACCACCAAAGAGAGTAGTAGAGTTGTGGTATGGAATCCGTGTTCACGTGAAACCATGTGGATCCAACCAAGAGATACCTACAAGCAAAATGATTACTTTGCTCTCGGTAAATCCTCCTgcaacaagtacaaaatcttgCGAGTGGATCAGCATAATAACTTGATGCCAAGCTTACTTGAGTTCGAAATCTATGACTTTACCTCTAATTCGTGGAGGGTTGTTGGTGAGACTATAGACTGGTTTATACCACGGTGGAATGGTCGTGGTGGCGTGTCTGTGAAGGGAAATACTTACTGGCTTGCTTCTACGCAAGACAACCCACGTGAGGATTTCTTATTGTGTTTTGACTTTTCATTAGAGACATTTGGAAGTGTCTCTCTTCCGGGTAATTATCTTTCTCATCAAGTTATCAGTTTATCAGTGACTAGAGAAGATCAGAAACTTTGTTTGCTAACTACTCAAAGCGGTAAAGTACACGATATAGATGTATGGATCGCGACTAAGATTGATAAGACGCAAGTAAGTCCGGAGAACAAAACAACGATTGAGAGTCTCGTAGCTGCGTCATGGAGCAAGTTCCTATCATTGGATTTAGCCAATCTTCATCAGCGCTTTCGCTTCTTTAATGGGATGAATTTCTTGGTCGACCAGGAGAAGAAAGTTTTATTGTGTAGCAGTATGCGTGGGGTCTCCAACACCTTCTTACACGTGGTGGGAGGGGGCAAATATATACAAGTGGCTCATAATGATGCAGAGACTATATGGTCACTTGTCGTCAGTTATGTTCCAAGTTTTGTTCAAGTCCAACCAACAATGTTCTTGGAGTAGGCAAAAAGGAAAAGTATCAAAGCTGGTGATATATAATGGTCACACTAAATTATTTATGTATTACGTTATCCAACTCTTGAGATgttaatataatgatataatatGTATTGCtactttaaatacttgttttctaaaattatttccAGTTTTTATCCTCTGTAATTTTGCCCTGATAATCAAATTATTCTGgtttcttttgtatataaaacCAAGACCAGTGACGAGACTTACGTTTGCAATACATCTTGAATGAGCCTAAAACTTGAGCACTTTATATGagctttattttcttcttctttcatattGTAACAACACATGAGGGAGAAGTATGTAGGTTAATTGGTAGGCTCTAAGATGAGAGTTGATTATGGTTGTCTTGTCCCATGGGCCAGAAGCCCAAAGTTAGCTGAATCGAGGACGTGAATCAGTGCGGCACACACAGAGAGCAATTAAATCGAATGTTGTTATAGGTTCAAAACCTCTCATCTCCCTTGTTTACTAGtattcaaaaccctaatccttttTAGAAACGGTCGTTTTCGAGCACAATGCATCTCCCAGAAGCTTTGGTAGTGGAGATATTCTATAGGGTTCCTGCTGTATCTCAGGCACGATTGAGATTGACATCCCAAAGATGAAACGCTCTGGTCAAAGATGGGAGACTTGCTAAAAAGCACTCTGCTTATGCTCCAAGGCAGCCTCCTCTGTTTATCATGTTgattgattttagggtttatttagTGAGCGTTGATCTATATAGAGTCGACAAGAAGGATGTTCCATCTGCAAAGATAACAGGTCAAATTAGCCTAAAAGAGCCTCTTTCTAATAAATCTTCAAAAGAAGTTGATATATGTAACGTCTTTCACTGCGACGGGTTGTTGCTATGTACCACCAAGGACAATAGACCAGTTGTTTGGAATCCATGTACAGGTGAAACCAGGTGGATCGTCCAACCCATGCTTAGCTACGAGGGATTCAACCAATATGCTCTCGGTTACGATTACGAATCCTCCTGttacaaaatcttgaggatgTATCCTGGTCGTGTCCCAACTCAAACTAAGTACCAAGTCTATGAATTTACCTCCAAATTGTGGGAGGACATTGGTGAGACTGGAAACTGGTCAATACCACGGATTCAGAGTCTTGGCATATCTGTGAAGGGAAGTACTTACTGGCTTGCTTATTGTCGACGAGAACTAGGTGTTTTCttactaaattttgatttttcaacaGAGAGATTCCAAAGTCTGTCTCTTCCCGAGGATTCTcctcgtttttattttgatctGGCTTTATCAGTGACTAGATCAGAAGAGCAACAACTTTGTTTGCTTGCTGTTTGGAGCTCTGAAGTATGGATAGCGACTAAGATGGAGAGTGCCGGAGATATTTCATGGAGCAAGTTCCTAAAAGTGTCTAAATTCGATCTCCGAAGCCATTTTCGGTGTTGTATTGAGATGAGTACTAGCTTCTTGGTCGACCAGGAGAACAAAGTTGTAGTGTCTTGTAATAACTCCGTGTTCTCCAAAAACTTTATACAGATTGTGGGAAAGGATAAATACATACATGAGGATGATCAAAATGGTGCAAAGTCTCCTACCACACGTATCCTCACTTATGTTCCAGGTTTGGCTCAAATCCAACTAGGTATCTAGTTCTAGGAGGAGGTGGTCTGTGCATTGtttacttaaaagttaaaacaccaaaaataatGTCTAAGTTAGGATGTTTCTCTCTCTACAAGCATAGCTGTAGGCATCACAGAGAAGCAATTCTGAAACCACCAAGACGGTTCTCTTTGGCGAAATATAGTTCAGTTTTAAACTCAACTCAGCGACTAAGTTGTAGTCTATTtatattctctgtttttctaTATAGTAAACTTAAAACACATCTTTGGTTATGATTACAAAACATGTTTAAATCATGAGTTCATGAACAATATAATTACTTATCCGTcttttataaagaagaaagaaaaatttaaatctGCATCATCAAAAAACTATAGATCAGAGGTTAAGAACAAGACAGGACTACAATTTTTGTTAGCTTCTCAACTCGAGCCACTTTAATTCGGGAATAGGCTAAGAACAAAGCACCACCATAAAAAAACTCTCCCTCAAACCTAAGACTTGGTGTTAAAGCAACATGATTTGGGCCGAAGCCCACACTAGAATCATGAGATGTCACGACActctgcaaaacataaattatgagaaaaaaacTCTCCCTCAAACGTctcaaaactctgtttcttgcAACCCTAATTTCTGAAAACagtaagatgatgatgaagaagaggaacacAGTTAATCATCTTCCGAAGGATATGGTAGTGGAGATACTCTCTAGGGTTCCAGCTATATCTCTGACACGATTACGATCTACATCCAAAGGATGGAACGCTCTTGTTAAGGATGATGAGAGACTTGCTAAGAAGCACTCTGCTTTTGCTCCAAAGCCGTCTCTGGTTATCATGTTGATTGATTATAAGCTTTATATAATGAACGTCAGTCTCCATGGAATTGAAGAGGTTGATTTATCTGTAAAGATAACATGTCAGTTCAGCCTAAAAGATCCTAACTCTTCAGAAGAAGTTGATATACGTGACGTCTTTCACTACGACGGCTTATTGCTATGCAGCACCAAAGACAATAGACTGGTCGTTTGGAATCCATGTTTAGGTGAAACAAGTTGGATCCAACCCCTAGATTCCTACAAGGAATCAGACTTCTATGCTCTCAGGCTACGATCGTAGATCCTCATGttacaaaatcttgaggattCATCGACATGAAGACCGTATCCCAGTACGAACTGAGTACCAAGTCTATGACTTTACCTATAAATCGTGGCGGTTTGTTGGTGAGACTGGAGGCTGGTTCATACCAAGTGTTGGGAGTCGGAGACGTGGCTTGTCTATGAAAGGAAATACTTACTGGCTTGCTACTA is drawn from Camelina sativa cultivar DH55 chromosome 1, Cs, whole genome shotgun sequence and contains these coding sequences:
- the LOC104786079 gene encoding putative F-box protein At4g10190; translation: MLAEFKKRVKRQQQQRTKDFYVKMYLPEDLEVEILSKAPLASLARLRWTSKRWNALIKDILAKKQSQVIMLIGFRVCLVSVDLHGIHNSKVKVTSQFSLRDPLSSNSSEEVDIRNVFHCEGLLLCTTKESSRVVVWNPCSRETMWIQPRDTYKQNDYFALGKSSCNKYKILRVDQHNNLMPSLLEFEIYDFTSNSWRVVGETIDWFIPRWNGRGGVSVKGNTYWLASTQDNPREDFLLCFDFSLETFGSVSLPGNYLSHQVISLSVTREDQKLCLLTTQSGKVHDIDVWIATKIDKTQVSPENKTTIESLVAASWSKFLSLDLANLHQRFRFFNGMNFLVDQEKKVLLCSSMRGVSNTFLHVVGGGKYIQVAHNDAETIWSLVVSYVPSFVQVQPTMFLE